Proteins encoded by one window of Anopheles maculipalpis chromosome 2RL, idAnoMacuDA_375_x, whole genome shotgun sequence:
- the LOC126558989 gene encoding alpha-ketoglutarate-dependent dioxygenase alkB homolog 6 has translation MNWKNFAVPNCPPTVYYVPDFITKEEECSIMQAIDKTPKPRWTQLSNRRLINYGGVPHPKGMIAEDIPAWLTRYVDRINQLNVYEEAINANHVLINEYLPGQGIMPHLDGPLFYSTITTISCGSHTVLEYYDQIEDSVSDSNGSLVRQHVASILLEPRSLLIVKDDMYHKYLHSIADQEQDVIDDRVANLSVLNNVNVGDVLQREKRISLTIRHVPKTSKMKIKIF, from the exons ATGAATTGGAAAAACTTTGCCGTGCCGAAT TGCCCTCCAACCGTTTACTATGTGCCTGATTTCATCACAAAAGAGGAAGAATGTTCAATCATGCAAGCGATCGATAAGACTCCAAAGCCGCGTTGGACACAGCTATCGAATCGACGGTTGATTAATTACGGTGGTGTACCTCATCCAAAGGGGATGATAGCCGAAGACATACCGGCTTGGTTAACGCGCTATGTCGATCGTATCAATCAGCTAAATGTGTACGAGGAAGCGATCAACGCGAACCACGTGCTTATTAACGAATATCTTCCGGGGCAAGGCATAATGCCTCATCTTGATGGACCGCTGTTTTATTCTACCATTACAACAATATCCTGCGGCTCGCATACGGTGCTAGAGTACTATGATCAAATCGAGGACAGCGTCTCCGATAGCAATGGTTCTTTAGTCCGTCAGCATGTGGCAAGCATTCTGCTAGAACCGCGAAGTTTGCTCATAGTAAAGGACGATATGTACCACAAGTACCTTCATTCAATAGCAGATCAGGAGCAGGATGTGATCGATGATAGGGTAGCGAATTTATCGGTGCTAAACAACGTTAATGTAGGGGACGTACTGCAAAGGGAAAAACGAATATCATTAACGATTCGTCACGTACCGAAAAcaagtaaaatgaaaataaaaatattttag
- the LOC126557082 gene encoding gamma-tubulin complex component 3, which produces MNRNHQPNFPVIYELLKQLCQNLAGDRSSDVLKEVTRLIANKPNSIANYGATSVAANESMIVARINRLLASRSQASVNVFNGFYDELVSMTESKQRTPILEFLFHLADSDKSASASGLQVDLRNDPGFAGTLDSVFSKLSVDSGISGSTRLMKSRSGGTVSGSTGSLCDTKALVADDAQLQIADRNELEDLLIQDAIYACTGIEGKYLRKNFVTGEFKLDHIHGRNLNACDAGMLLRLAEVGYFYNKVSRFINPKSDSYLMGNFGQGYITALQKELTNYYGLIANLQENLDRQRQGGNGAERMTLIRTMVWLVEPMERLQWLAVISEACREVKGGALASAIHKFIWHGDPMVRTISRELMQSACIPLQQMLTQWLTDGKIVDPHCEFFIEELTDVGYNRLWHDEFRLRSSMVPSFISDTLAKQILVIGKSINFLREICNDRAPVPERTDLKKCLNEHLDYLYSAHNNTELHVLIDSVYLKTSKRVLDIVLGPHQLFDHLKAMRDYLLLGQGHFADVLMENLKEELDRPAKDIYQQELFSIVAAAVRKSAAEQEEPSVLNYLDVHFLSPCEGDTGWDVFCLTYKVTGPLVTIFQPVQCTYRALFKQLWNMKRFEFILYGIWRNHMLSTRCYKPIANDIGVIKQHLQTYCSKMINIITQMQYYILFEVIECSWEQFSARVKQAKALDDVLEAHDKFLERIRTGIFLDQSTHLFSSCLEQIFSSVRKLDEWQMNFYKLCNREMDARKAFDEYIKSSEVKGTYGINAERALERDEELQEFESKLMQCQKALSVIGVEYENSVGHFLYQLAISPMESLPQLCMRLDYNEYYKHRDERLSVPLTFQHMRKSMANNFGRK; this is translated from the exons ATGAACCGAAATCATCAGCCCAACTTTCCGGTCATTTACGAACTCCTCAAACAACTCTGCCAGAATCTCGCTGGAGATCGATCAA GCGATGTGTTGAAGGAAGTGACCCGGCTCATCGCAAACAAACCGAACTCGATCGCAAACTATGGTGCCACATCGGTTGCAGCAAATGAATCGATGATAGTGGCGCGTATTAACCGGCTGCTAGCCTCCCGGAGTCAAGCTAGCGTGAACGTATTTAATGGCTTTTACGATGAGCTTGTTTCGATG accgaaagcaaacaaagaacACCGATTTTGGAATTCCTTTTCCATCTCGCCGATTCGGACAAAAGTGCCAGTGCCAGTGGACTGCAGGTGGATTTACGGAACGATCCAGGGTTCGCAGGTACACTGGACAGTGTGTTTTCGAAATTGAGCGTAGATTCTGGCATCAGCGGAAGCACACGGTTGATGAAATCACGGTCCGGTGGTACCGTTTCCGGTTCGACCGGAAGCCTCTGCGATACGAAAGCGCTGGTAGCGGATGATGCACAGCTTCAGATTGCCGATCGTAACGAGTTGGAGGATCTGCTAATTCAGGACGCGATTTACGCTTGCACGGGCATTGAGGGCAAATACCTTCGTAAGAACTTTGTCACGGGAGAATTCAAACTGGACCACATTCACGGTCGAAATCTGAACGCTTGCGATGCTGGAATGTTGCTACGGCTGGCCGAGGTCGGATACTTCTACAACAAAGTGTCCCGGTTCATAAACCCCAAGAGCGATTCATATTTGATGGGCAACTTTGGGCAAGGATACATCACAGCGCTACAAAAGGAGCTTACCAACTATTATGGGTTGATTGCGAACctgcaggaaaatctggaccGTCAACGCCAAGGAGGCAACGGTGCCGAACGGATGACACTTATCCGCACGATGGTGTGGCTTGTCGAGCCGATGGAACGCTTGCAGTGGCTGGCCGTAATCTCCGAAGCTTGCCGAGAGGTAAAGGGAGGCGCACTCGCTTCCGCTATTCACAAATTTATCTGGCACGGAGATCCGATGGTACGCACAATCTCACGCGAACTGATGCAATCGGCCTGCATACCGTTGCAGCAGATGCTTACGCAATGGCTAACGGATGGTAAGATTGTTGATCCACATTGTGAATTCTTCATCGAGGAACTGACGGACGTCGGGTACAATCGGTTGTGGCACGATGAGTTCCGGCTGCGCTCCTCCATGGTACCGTCATTTATCTCGGACACACTGGCAAAGCAGATACTGGTCATAGGGAAGAGTATTAATTTTTTGCGCGAAATATGTAACGATCGTGCCCCCGTACCGGAGCGCACCGATTTGAAGAAATGTCTCAACGAACATTTGGACTACCTGTACAGCGCGCACAACAATACGGAGCTGCACGTGCTGATCGACAGTGTGTACCTGAAAACTTCGAAACGCGTGCTAGACATCGTGCTCGGTCCACATCAGCTGTTCGATCATCTGAAAGCGATGCGTGACTATCTGCTTCTGGGGCAGGGTCACTTTGCGGATGTAttgatggaaaatttaaaagagGAGTTGGATCGTCCGGCAAAGGACATTTATCAGCAGGAGCTATTTTCTATTGTTGCTGCCGCGGTGCGGAAATCGGCGGCTGAGCAGGAAGAACCCAGTGTGCTGAACTATCTCGATGTGCACTTCCTTAGCCCTTGTGAGGGTGACACCGGATGGGATGTATTCTGCTTAACGTACAAAGTTACCGGACCGTTGGTAACCATCTTCCAGCCAGTTCAGTGCACCTATCGAGCACTGTTCAAGCAGCTGTGGAACATGAAGCGATTCGAATTCATCCTGTACGGCATCTGGCGCAATCATATGCTAAGCACGAGATGCTACAAACCGATAGCGAACGATATTGGGGTGATCAAGCAACACCTCCAGACGTACTGCTCGAAGATGATCAACATCATTACGCAGATGCAGTACTACATCCTGTTCGAGGTAATTGAGTGTTCCTGGGAACAGTTTAGTGCACGCGTAAAGCAAGCGAAAGCGCTGGACGATGTGTTGGAAGCTCACGATAAGTTCCTGGAGCGTATTCGTACCGGCATCTTCTTGGATCAGTCGACACATTTGTTTAGCAGCTGTCTGGAGCAGATATTTAGCTCCGTCCGAAAGCTCGATGAATGGCAAATGAATTTCTACAAGTTGTGCAATCGCGAAATGGACGCACGGAAAGCGTTCGACGAGTACATCAAATCGAGCGAAGTGAAGGGAACGTATGGCATAAATGCGGAACGGGCGCTTGAGCGTGACGAAGAGCTGCAGGAGTTTGAAAGCAAGCTGATGCAGTGTCAGAAAGCGCTCAGTGTTATTGGGGTAGAGTACGAAAACTCGGTTGGCCATTTCCTGTATCAGCTAGCCATATCGCCGATGGAATCGTTACCGCAGCTTTGCATGCGATTGGATTATAACGAGTATTACAAGCATCGGGATGAACGGTTAAGTGTACCGCTTACGTTTCAACATATGCGCAAAAGCATGGCCAATAATTTTGGCCGTAAATGA